In Vicugna pacos chromosome 1, VicPac4, whole genome shotgun sequence, a single window of DNA contains:
- the AIRE gene encoding autoimmune regulator isoform X3, with protein sequence MAGEARAGGDAALRRLLRLHRTEIAVAVDSAFPLLHALADHDVVPEDKFQETLRLREKEGCPQAFHALLSWLLTQDAAAILDFWRVLFKDYNLERYARLQPILDSFPKDVDLSQSRKGRKHPAGPKATALLPRPPSKRKALEGPPTAPPAALSPRGTSSPGSQAKAKPAKKLESSAEPQRLPLGNGIQTMSTSVQRAMAVSSGDVPGARGAVEGILIQQVFESGGSKKCVQVGGQFYTPSKLEGPGGGKNKTRSGGLKTLVPAKGTQAAAPGGGDSRAGPRDRALARPALLSEPQLHQNEDECAACRDGGELICCDGCPRAFHLACLSPPLREVPSGTWRCSSCLHGTAQQDLPRTEEPRPQEPPAETQVLLGLRSAGEEARGLPREPPDGVDTAVTYKHVLVPPSAAPLPLLDPSALRPLLCVGPEEQQSAAPGARCGVCRDGADTLRCAQCAAAFHWRCHFPAGVARPGAALRCRSCSGDLAPAPAPAEAASAASPAPSPARPAPGTPRLSDAAGPGAQAGDDPARHEPVLHRDDLESLLSEHSFDGILQWAIQSMARPLAEAPTFPS encoded by the exons ATGGCGGGCGAGGCCCGGGCCGGTGGGGACGCGGCGCTGCGCCGCCTTCTGAGGCTGCACCGCACGGAGATCGCCGTGGCCGTGGACAGCGCCTTCCCGCTGCTGCACGCGCTGGCCGACCACGACGTGGTCCCCGAGGACAAGTTCCAG GAGACACTGCGTTTGAGAGAGAAGGAGGGCTGCCCACAGGCCTTCCATGCGCTCCTCTCGTGGCTCCTGACCCAGGATGCGGCAGCCATCCTGGACTTCTGGAGGGTTCTTTTCAAGGACTACAACCTGGAGAGATATGCCCGGCTGCAGCCCATCCTAGACAGCTTCCCCAAAG ATGTGGACCTCAGCCAGTCCCGGAAGGGAAGGAAGCACCCGGCCGGCCCCAAGGCCACTGCACTGCTGCCTAGGCCCCCCAGCAAGAGGAAGGCCCTGGAAGGACCACCGACAGCCCCGCCAGCAGCCCTGTCCCCGAGGGGCACCTCCAGTCCAG GCTCCCAAGCCAAGGCCAAGCCGGCCAAGAAGCTGGAGAGCAGCGCGGAGCCACAGCGCCTCCCATTGGGCAACG GAATTCAGACCATGTCCACCTCAGTCCAGAGAGCCATGGCTGTGTCGTCTGGGGACGTCCCGGGAGCCCGTGGCGCCGTGGAGGGCATCCTCATCCAGCAGGTGTTTGAGTCAG GTGGCTCCAAGAAGTGCGTCCAGGTTGGGGGGCAGTTCTACACCCCCAGCAAGCTCGAAGGCCCCGGTGGGGGGAAGAACAAGACCCGCAGCGGTGGCCTGAAGACCCTGGTCCCAGCCAAGGGGACCCAGGCTGCTGCCCCC GGTGGAGGCGATTCGAGGGCAGGCCCACGGGACAGGGCCCTGGCCCGCCCTGCCCTCCTCAGTGAGCCCCAGCTCCACCAG AACGAGGACGAGTGTGCGGCGTGCCGGGACGGTGGGGAGCTGATCTGCTGTGACGGCTGCCCCCGCGCCTTCCACCTGGCCTGCCTGTCACCGCCGCTCAGAGAAGTCCCCAG TGGGACCTGGAGGTGCTCCAGCTGCCTCCACGGGACAGCCCAGCAGGACCTGCCCCGGACCGAGGAGCCCCGGCCCCAGGAGCCGCCCGCAGAGACCCAG GTCCTCCTGGGACTGAGGTCAGCAGGAGAGGAGGCAAGGGGACTGCCCAGGGAGCCCCCGGATGGAGTGGATACTGCTGTCACCTACAAGCATGTGCTGGTCCCACCTTCTGCAGCCCCCCTGCCTCTGCTGGATCCCTCCGCCCTGCGCCCCCTACTGTGTGTGGGCCCTGAGGAGCAGCAG AGCGCGGCGCCCGGAGCGCGGTGCGGCGTGTGCCGGGACGGCGCGGACACCCTGCGGTGCGCACAGTGCGCCGCCGCCTTCCACTGGCGCTGCCACTTCCCCGCCGGCGTGGCCCGGCCCGG GGCCGCCCTGCGCTGCAGATCCTGCTCGGGAGACctcgccccggccccggccccggcggAGGCGGCGTCCGCCGCGAGCCCCGCCCCGAGTCCTGCCCGCCCGGCTCCCGGGACCCCCAGGCTCAGCGATGCCGCTGGCCCTGGGGCGCAG GCGGGGGACGATCCTGCTCGTCATGAGCCGGTTCTGCACAGGGATGACTTGGAGTCCCTCCTGAGTGAG CACTCCTTTGACGGCATCCTGCAGTGGGCCATCCAGAGCATGGCCCGCCCGCTGGCCGAGGcacccaccttcccctcctgA
- the AIRE gene encoding autoimmune regulator isoform X4, with translation MAGEARAGGDAALRRLLRLHRTEIAVAVDSAFPLLHALADHDVVPEDKFQETLRLREKEGCPQAFHALLSWLLTQDAAAILDFWRVLFKDYNLERYARLQPILDSFPKDVDLSQSRKGRKHPAGPKATALLPRPPSKRKALEGPPTAPPAALSPRGTSSPGIQTMSTSVQRAMAVSSGDVPGARGAVEGILIQQVFESGGSKKCVQVGGQFYTPSKLEGPGGGKNKTRSGGLKTLVPAKGTQAAAPGGGDSRAGPRDRALARPALLSEPQLHQMLPVSCRRQKNEDECAACRDGGELICCDGCPRAFHLACLSPPLREVPSGTWRCSSCLHGTAQQDLPRTEEPRPQEPPAETQVLLGLRSAGEEARGLPREPPDGVDTAVTYKHVLVPPSAAPLPLLDPSALRPLLCVGPEEQQSAAPGARCGVCRDGADTLRCAQCAAAFHWRCHFPAGVARPGAALRCRSCSGDLAPAPAPAEAASAASPAPSPARPAPGTPRLSDAAGPGAQAGDDPARHEPVLHRDDLESLLSEHSFDGILQWAIQSMARPLAEAPTFPS, from the exons ATGGCGGGCGAGGCCCGGGCCGGTGGGGACGCGGCGCTGCGCCGCCTTCTGAGGCTGCACCGCACGGAGATCGCCGTGGCCGTGGACAGCGCCTTCCCGCTGCTGCACGCGCTGGCCGACCACGACGTGGTCCCCGAGGACAAGTTCCAG GAGACACTGCGTTTGAGAGAGAAGGAGGGCTGCCCACAGGCCTTCCATGCGCTCCTCTCGTGGCTCCTGACCCAGGATGCGGCAGCCATCCTGGACTTCTGGAGGGTTCTTTTCAAGGACTACAACCTGGAGAGATATGCCCGGCTGCAGCCCATCCTAGACAGCTTCCCCAAAG ATGTGGACCTCAGCCAGTCCCGGAAGGGAAGGAAGCACCCGGCCGGCCCCAAGGCCACTGCACTGCTGCCTAGGCCCCCCAGCAAGAGGAAGGCCCTGGAAGGACCACCGACAGCCCCGCCAGCAGCCCTGTCCCCGAGGGGCACCTCCAGTCCAG GAATTCAGACCATGTCCACCTCAGTCCAGAGAGCCATGGCTGTGTCGTCTGGGGACGTCCCGGGAGCCCGTGGCGCCGTGGAGGGCATCCTCATCCAGCAGGTGTTTGAGTCAG GTGGCTCCAAGAAGTGCGTCCAGGTTGGGGGGCAGTTCTACACCCCCAGCAAGCTCGAAGGCCCCGGTGGGGGGAAGAACAAGACCCGCAGCGGTGGCCTGAAGACCCTGGTCCCAGCCAAGGGGACCCAGGCTGCTGCCCCC GGTGGAGGCGATTCGAGGGCAGGCCCACGGGACAGGGCCCTGGCCCGCCCTGCCCTCCTCAGTGAGCCCCAGCTCCACCAG ATGCTGCCTGTCTCTTGCCGGCGTCAGAAGAACGAGGACGAGTGTGCGGCGTGCCGGGACGGTGGGGAGCTGATCTGCTGTGACGGCTGCCCCCGCGCCTTCCACCTGGCCTGCCTGTCACCGCCGCTCAGAGAAGTCCCCAG TGGGACCTGGAGGTGCTCCAGCTGCCTCCACGGGACAGCCCAGCAGGACCTGCCCCGGACCGAGGAGCCCCGGCCCCAGGAGCCGCCCGCAGAGACCCAG GTCCTCCTGGGACTGAGGTCAGCAGGAGAGGAGGCAAGGGGACTGCCCAGGGAGCCCCCGGATGGAGTGGATACTGCTGTCACCTACAAGCATGTGCTGGTCCCACCTTCTGCAGCCCCCCTGCCTCTGCTGGATCCCTCCGCCCTGCGCCCCCTACTGTGTGTGGGCCCTGAGGAGCAGCAG AGCGCGGCGCCCGGAGCGCGGTGCGGCGTGTGCCGGGACGGCGCGGACACCCTGCGGTGCGCACAGTGCGCCGCCGCCTTCCACTGGCGCTGCCACTTCCCCGCCGGCGTGGCCCGGCCCGG GGCCGCCCTGCGCTGCAGATCCTGCTCGGGAGACctcgccccggccccggccccggcggAGGCGGCGTCCGCCGCGAGCCCCGCCCCGAGTCCTGCCCGCCCGGCTCCCGGGACCCCCAGGCTCAGCGATGCCGCTGGCCCTGGGGCGCAG GCGGGGGACGATCCTGCTCGTCATGAGCCGGTTCTGCACAGGGATGACTTGGAGTCCCTCCTGAGTGAG CACTCCTTTGACGGCATCCTGCAGTGGGCCATCCAGAGCATGGCCCGCCCGCTGGCCGAGGcacccaccttcccctcctgA
- the AIRE gene encoding autoimmune regulator isoform X1: MAGEARAGGDAALRRLLRLHRTEIAVAVDSAFPLLHALADHDVVPEDKFQETLRLREKEGCPQAFHALLSWLLTQDAAAILDFWRVLFKDYNLERYARLQPILDSFPKDVDLSQSRKGRKHPAGPKATALLPRPPSKRKALEGPPTAPPAALSPRGTSSPGSQAKAKPAKKLESSAEPQRLPLGNGIQTMSTSVQRAMAVSSGDVPGARGAVEGILIQQVFESGGSKKCVQVGGQFYTPSKLEGPGGGKNKTRSGGLKTLVPAKGTQAAAPGGGDSRAGPRDRALARPALLSEPQLHQMLPVSCRRQKNEDECAACRDGGELICCDGCPRAFHLACLSPPLREVPSGTWRCSSCLHGTAQQDLPRTEEPRPQEPPAETQVLLGLRSAGEEARGLPREPPDGVDTAVTYKHVLVPPSAAPLPLLDPSALRPLLCVGPEEQQSAAPGARCGVCRDGADTLRCAQCAAAFHWRCHFPAGVARPGAALRCRSCSGDLAPAPAPAEAASAASPAPSPARPAPGTPRLSDAAGPGAQAGDDPARHEPVLHRDDLESLLSEHSFDGILQWAIQSMARPLAEAPTFPS, from the exons ATGGCGGGCGAGGCCCGGGCCGGTGGGGACGCGGCGCTGCGCCGCCTTCTGAGGCTGCACCGCACGGAGATCGCCGTGGCCGTGGACAGCGCCTTCCCGCTGCTGCACGCGCTGGCCGACCACGACGTGGTCCCCGAGGACAAGTTCCAG GAGACACTGCGTTTGAGAGAGAAGGAGGGCTGCCCACAGGCCTTCCATGCGCTCCTCTCGTGGCTCCTGACCCAGGATGCGGCAGCCATCCTGGACTTCTGGAGGGTTCTTTTCAAGGACTACAACCTGGAGAGATATGCCCGGCTGCAGCCCATCCTAGACAGCTTCCCCAAAG ATGTGGACCTCAGCCAGTCCCGGAAGGGAAGGAAGCACCCGGCCGGCCCCAAGGCCACTGCACTGCTGCCTAGGCCCCCCAGCAAGAGGAAGGCCCTGGAAGGACCACCGACAGCCCCGCCAGCAGCCCTGTCCCCGAGGGGCACCTCCAGTCCAG GCTCCCAAGCCAAGGCCAAGCCGGCCAAGAAGCTGGAGAGCAGCGCGGAGCCACAGCGCCTCCCATTGGGCAACG GAATTCAGACCATGTCCACCTCAGTCCAGAGAGCCATGGCTGTGTCGTCTGGGGACGTCCCGGGAGCCCGTGGCGCCGTGGAGGGCATCCTCATCCAGCAGGTGTTTGAGTCAG GTGGCTCCAAGAAGTGCGTCCAGGTTGGGGGGCAGTTCTACACCCCCAGCAAGCTCGAAGGCCCCGGTGGGGGGAAGAACAAGACCCGCAGCGGTGGCCTGAAGACCCTGGTCCCAGCCAAGGGGACCCAGGCTGCTGCCCCC GGTGGAGGCGATTCGAGGGCAGGCCCACGGGACAGGGCCCTGGCCCGCCCTGCCCTCCTCAGTGAGCCCCAGCTCCACCAG ATGCTGCCTGTCTCTTGCCGGCGTCAGAAGAACGAGGACGAGTGTGCGGCGTGCCGGGACGGTGGGGAGCTGATCTGCTGTGACGGCTGCCCCCGCGCCTTCCACCTGGCCTGCCTGTCACCGCCGCTCAGAGAAGTCCCCAG TGGGACCTGGAGGTGCTCCAGCTGCCTCCACGGGACAGCCCAGCAGGACCTGCCCCGGACCGAGGAGCCCCGGCCCCAGGAGCCGCCCGCAGAGACCCAG GTCCTCCTGGGACTGAGGTCAGCAGGAGAGGAGGCAAGGGGACTGCCCAGGGAGCCCCCGGATGGAGTGGATACTGCTGTCACCTACAAGCATGTGCTGGTCCCACCTTCTGCAGCCCCCCTGCCTCTGCTGGATCCCTCCGCCCTGCGCCCCCTACTGTGTGTGGGCCCTGAGGAGCAGCAG AGCGCGGCGCCCGGAGCGCGGTGCGGCGTGTGCCGGGACGGCGCGGACACCCTGCGGTGCGCACAGTGCGCCGCCGCCTTCCACTGGCGCTGCCACTTCCCCGCCGGCGTGGCCCGGCCCGG GGCCGCCCTGCGCTGCAGATCCTGCTCGGGAGACctcgccccggccccggccccggcggAGGCGGCGTCCGCCGCGAGCCCCGCCCCGAGTCCTGCCCGCCCGGCTCCCGGGACCCCCAGGCTCAGCGATGCCGCTGGCCCTGGGGCGCAG GCGGGGGACGATCCTGCTCGTCATGAGCCGGTTCTGCACAGGGATGACTTGGAGTCCCTCCTGAGTGAG CACTCCTTTGACGGCATCCTGCAGTGGGCCATCCAGAGCATGGCCCGCCCGCTGGCCGAGGcacccaccttcccctcctgA
- the AIRE gene encoding autoimmune regulator isoform X2, giving the protein MAGEARAGGDAALRRLLRLHRTEIAVAVDSAFPLLHALADHDVVPEDKFQETLRLREKEGCPQAFHALLSWLLTQDAAAILDFWRVLFKDYNLERYARLQPILDSFPKDVDLSQSRKGRKHPAGPKATALLPRPPSKRKALEGPPTAPPAALSPRGTSSPGSQAKAKPAKKLESSAEPQRLPLGNGIQTMSTSVQRAMAVSSGDVPGARGAVEGILIQQVFESGGSKKCVQVGGQFYTPSKLEGPGGGKNKTRSGGLKTLVPAKGTQAAAPGGGDSRAGPRDRALARPALLSEPQLHQKNEDECAACRDGGELICCDGCPRAFHLACLSPPLREVPSGTWRCSSCLHGTAQQDLPRTEEPRPQEPPAETQVLLGLRSAGEEARGLPREPPDGVDTAVTYKHVLVPPSAAPLPLLDPSALRPLLCVGPEEQQSAAPGARCGVCRDGADTLRCAQCAAAFHWRCHFPAGVARPGAALRCRSCSGDLAPAPAPAEAASAASPAPSPARPAPGTPRLSDAAGPGAQAGDDPARHEPVLHRDDLESLLSEHSFDGILQWAIQSMARPLAEAPTFPS; this is encoded by the exons ATGGCGGGCGAGGCCCGGGCCGGTGGGGACGCGGCGCTGCGCCGCCTTCTGAGGCTGCACCGCACGGAGATCGCCGTGGCCGTGGACAGCGCCTTCCCGCTGCTGCACGCGCTGGCCGACCACGACGTGGTCCCCGAGGACAAGTTCCAG GAGACACTGCGTTTGAGAGAGAAGGAGGGCTGCCCACAGGCCTTCCATGCGCTCCTCTCGTGGCTCCTGACCCAGGATGCGGCAGCCATCCTGGACTTCTGGAGGGTTCTTTTCAAGGACTACAACCTGGAGAGATATGCCCGGCTGCAGCCCATCCTAGACAGCTTCCCCAAAG ATGTGGACCTCAGCCAGTCCCGGAAGGGAAGGAAGCACCCGGCCGGCCCCAAGGCCACTGCACTGCTGCCTAGGCCCCCCAGCAAGAGGAAGGCCCTGGAAGGACCACCGACAGCCCCGCCAGCAGCCCTGTCCCCGAGGGGCACCTCCAGTCCAG GCTCCCAAGCCAAGGCCAAGCCGGCCAAGAAGCTGGAGAGCAGCGCGGAGCCACAGCGCCTCCCATTGGGCAACG GAATTCAGACCATGTCCACCTCAGTCCAGAGAGCCATGGCTGTGTCGTCTGGGGACGTCCCGGGAGCCCGTGGCGCCGTGGAGGGCATCCTCATCCAGCAGGTGTTTGAGTCAG GTGGCTCCAAGAAGTGCGTCCAGGTTGGGGGGCAGTTCTACACCCCCAGCAAGCTCGAAGGCCCCGGTGGGGGGAAGAACAAGACCCGCAGCGGTGGCCTGAAGACCCTGGTCCCAGCCAAGGGGACCCAGGCTGCTGCCCCC GGTGGAGGCGATTCGAGGGCAGGCCCACGGGACAGGGCCCTGGCCCGCCCTGCCCTCCTCAGTGAGCCCCAGCTCCACCAG AAGAACGAGGACGAGTGTGCGGCGTGCCGGGACGGTGGGGAGCTGATCTGCTGTGACGGCTGCCCCCGCGCCTTCCACCTGGCCTGCCTGTCACCGCCGCTCAGAGAAGTCCCCAG TGGGACCTGGAGGTGCTCCAGCTGCCTCCACGGGACAGCCCAGCAGGACCTGCCCCGGACCGAGGAGCCCCGGCCCCAGGAGCCGCCCGCAGAGACCCAG GTCCTCCTGGGACTGAGGTCAGCAGGAGAGGAGGCAAGGGGACTGCCCAGGGAGCCCCCGGATGGAGTGGATACTGCTGTCACCTACAAGCATGTGCTGGTCCCACCTTCTGCAGCCCCCCTGCCTCTGCTGGATCCCTCCGCCCTGCGCCCCCTACTGTGTGTGGGCCCTGAGGAGCAGCAG AGCGCGGCGCCCGGAGCGCGGTGCGGCGTGTGCCGGGACGGCGCGGACACCCTGCGGTGCGCACAGTGCGCCGCCGCCTTCCACTGGCGCTGCCACTTCCCCGCCGGCGTGGCCCGGCCCGG GGCCGCCCTGCGCTGCAGATCCTGCTCGGGAGACctcgccccggccccggccccggcggAGGCGGCGTCCGCCGCGAGCCCCGCCCCGAGTCCTGCCCGCCCGGCTCCCGGGACCCCCAGGCTCAGCGATGCCGCTGGCCCTGGGGCGCAG GCGGGGGACGATCCTGCTCGTCATGAGCCGGTTCTGCACAGGGATGACTTGGAGTCCCTCCTGAGTGAG CACTCCTTTGACGGCATCCTGCAGTGGGCCATCCAGAGCATGGCCCGCCCGCTGGCCGAGGcacccaccttcccctcctgA